The uncultured Desulfatiglans sp. DNA window CAGCAGTCCCTGATGAAGCTCAAATACCTCGACAAGCCCGTTGTCGCGGCCCCGGCCGGCCTGGCGCTAGGCGGCGGCTGCGAGATCTGCCTCGCCTCGGACCGCGTCCGGTTCGCTGCCGAGACCTACATGGGGCTGGTGGAGGTCGGGGTCGGGCTGGTCCCGGCCGGCGGCGGGACGAAGGAGCTGCTGATCCGCAACACCGACCACCTCTTCGAGGTGCCCCGGGGCGGGATCTATCCGAAGCAGATCGAGCTGATGCCGTTCATCGCCCGCGCCTTCGAAACCATCGCGACCGCGAAGGTGGCGACCTCCGGCCCCGAGGCGATCAAGCTCGGATACCTGAAGCCGACCGACAAGATGACCGTCAACCGGGATTACCTCCTCGAGGACGCCAAGAAGACGGTGCTCGCCATAAACATGGAAGGCTATCGAGCGCCGCGGCCCAGACAGGCGATCCGCGTGGCGGGCGAAAACACCTTCGCCATGATCAAGCTGGCGCTCTGGACGATGCACGAGTCCGGCTACATCACCGACCATGATGTGACGGTCTCCACGAAGGTCGGGTACATCCTGTGCGGCGGCGAGGTCCTGGCCGACACGCTGGTCAGCGAGCAGTATCTGCTGGATCTCGAACGGGAGGCCTTCCTGAGCCTGTGCGGAGATCCGAAGACCCAGGCGCGGATCCAGCACATGTTGACCACCGGCAAGCCGCTCCGGAATTGATCCTTGCAAGGAACCTTTCTGACCATCGTGATGAGGGAGGATGCAATATGATGATGAAAGAAGCTGTGATAGTAGCCGCCTGCAGGACTGCGGTTGGAAAAGCTCCCCGGGGGATCCTGAAGGACACCCGGCCCGAGTATATGGGGTGCACCGTGCTGGGCGATCTGCTGAAGCGGGCCGGCGGCCTCGATCCGAATCTGATCGACGACGTGGTGATCGGCTGCACCTTTCCGGAGGCCACCCAGGGGCTCAACCTGGGGCGCGTGCTGGTCATGTCCATGGGCTGGCCGGACCGCATCCCCGGGATGACGGTCAACCGGTTCTGCTCGTCGGGGCTCCAGGCCATCGCCATCGGCGCGGAGAAGATCATGTGCGGGTTTTCGGAGGTGGTCGTGGCCGGCGGCGTCGAGAGCATGAGCCAGATCCCGATGGGGGGCAGCATGATGTACCCCAACCCGGCCCTGGTCGAGATGCGTCCGGGGGCCTTCACCGGCATGGGCCTGACCGCTGAAAACGTGGCTGAACGCTACGGGATCGGCCGGGATGAACAGGACGCCTTCGGTGCCCTCAGCCAGCAGAAGGCCGAGGCGGCCATCAAGGCGGGGCGGTTCAAAAGCCAGATCGTGCCCCTGAATATCAAGAAGCAGGTGCGCCTGCCCAATGGGCGGTTCGGGTATGAGGAGTTCGTCTTCGACACGGACGAAGGCATGCGGCCGGGTACGACCAAGGAAAGCATCGCCAGTCTGAAGCCCGCCTTCAAACCCAACGGGAGTGTCACCGCCGGCAACTCGTCCCAGACCTCCGACGCCGCCGCCGCCGTGCTCCTCATGACCAAAGAGAAGGCCAAGGAACTGGGCCTGAAGCCCATGGCCACCTTCCGCTGGCATGCGGTCGAGGGCTGCGAACCCGAATACATGGGTGTCGGCCCGGCCGTCGCCATCCCGAAAGTCCTGAAGCTTGCCGGGATGAGCATCGATCAGATGGACCTGATCGAGTTGAACGAGGCCTTCGCCGCCCAGGCCATCTACTGCATCGATACCCTTGGTATCAACAAAGAGATCACGAACGTAAACGGCGGAGCCATCGCGCTGGGGCACCCCCTGGGCTGCACCGGGGCGAAGCTCACGACCCAGCTCGTCTATGAGATGCAGGAGCGCAAGGCGCGCTTCGGGCTGGTCTCCATGTGCATCGGCTTCGGCATGGGCGCAGCGGCCATCTTCGAGGTCGAGGATTACTGAGGCGGGCACGCCTGGAGGGGGACGGCTCGAACCGTTGTTCCATGCCGGCGATGACGCATTTGAAGCGACGTTTCCAGACTGATCGATGGAAGCCCGGACGGGGCTTTTGACGGCGGCGGGGCGGTGACGGTCCAATCAACGATTAGAAAAGGAGTGACTGACATGGCGGAAAAAAGGGTTTTTGCAGGCGGGGAGTTTCTCGTCACGGACGTGGCGCCGGAGGATGTCTTTACGCCGGAAGACTTCACTGAAGAGCATAAGATGATCTACGAAACAGCCAAGGACTTCGTGGCCAAGGAGGTCCAGCCCCATATCGAAGCACTGGAGGAGAAGAATCACGACCTGGTTCTGAAACTGCTCAAGCAGTCCGGCGAGCTGGGTCTGCTCGGCACCGACATCCCGGAGTCCTACGGCGGGCTTGGACTCGACAAGGTCAGCACGACCGTGGTGGGCGAAGTCATGGGGACAGCCGGCTCCTTTTCGGTCGTCTACGGGGCGCACACGGGGATCGGGACGCTGCCGATCGTCTACTTCGGCAACGAGGCCCAGAAGGAGAAGTACCTCCCGCTCCTCTCCTCCGGAGAGTGGTGCGCCGCCTACTGCCTGACCGAGCCCGGCGCGGGGTCCGATGCCCTCAACGCGCGCACCAAGGCGGTGCTCTCGGAGGACGGCAAATTCTATCTGATGAACGGTGAAAAGATGTTCATCACCAACGCCGGCTGGGCCTCGAGCTTCGTGGTGTACGCCAAGGTGGACGGGGAGAAGTTCACGGGTTTCATCGTCGAAAAGGACTTCCCGGGGGTCTCCACCGGGAAGGAAGAGAAGAAGATGGGCGTGCACGGCTCTTCCACCCGTCCGGTCATCCTCGAGGATGCCCGGGTGCCGGTCGAAAACGTCCTGTACGAAGTCGGCAAGGGCCACAAGATCGCCTTCAACATCCTGAACCTCGGGCGCTGGAAACTGGGGGCGATGACGGTCGGCGGCTGCAAGGGCTGCGTCACCCAGGCGGTCAAATACGCCAATGGGCGGGTGCAGTTCAAGGTGCC harbors:
- the fadA gene encoding 3-ketoacyl-CoA thiolase, translating into MMMKEAVIVAACRTAVGKAPRGILKDTRPEYMGCTVLGDLLKRAGGLDPNLIDDVVIGCTFPEATQGLNLGRVLVMSMGWPDRIPGMTVNRFCSSGLQAIAIGAEKIMCGFSEVVVAGGVESMSQIPMGGSMMYPNPALVEMRPGAFTGMGLTAENVAERYGIGRDEQDAFGALSQQKAEAAIKAGRFKSQIVPLNIKKQVRLPNGRFGYEEFVFDTDEGMRPGTTKESIASLKPAFKPNGSVTAGNSSQTSDAAAAVLLMTKEKAKELGLKPMATFRWHAVEGCEPEYMGVGPAVAIPKVLKLAGMSIDQMDLIELNEAFAAQAIYCIDTLGINKEITNVNGGAIALGHPLGCTGAKLTTQLVYEMQERKARFGLVSMCIGFGMGAAAIFEVEDY